A single window of Terriglobia bacterium DNA harbors:
- a CDS encoding tetratricopeptide repeat protein: MEEIRKSIALYGEDPSLSPEIAFIYGITGRKDEARKILDRLLSTAKTVPIAAHHFALIYVGMGEKDEALAWLEKAFEQHSPMMAWLEVDPRFDSLRQEPRFQDLIRRVGLL, from the coding sequence ATGGAAGAGATTCGAAAGAGCATCGCTCTCTACGGGGAAGATCCGAGCCTTTCCCCGGAAATCGCATTCATCTATGGGATAACAGGCAGGAAAGACGAGGCGCGCAAGATCCTGGACCGATTGCTGAGCACAGCGAAGACGGTTCCTATTGCGGCCCATCACTTTGCGCTGATTTATGTCGGCATGGGCGAAAAGGACGAAGCTCTTGCATGGCTGGAAAAGGCCTTCGAGCAGCACTCTCCCATGATGGCGTGGCTCGAAGTTGATCCGAGATTCGACAGCCTGCGCCAGGAACCAAGGTTCCAGGATCTCATTCGGCGGGTCGGGCTGCTTTAG